In Streptantibioticus cattleyicolor NRRL 8057 = DSM 46488, a genomic segment contains:
- a CDS encoding restriction endonuclease — MTRSNYARGRDLEHRVRSELREQGYEVLRTAGSKSKVDLVAIKPRQILFVQCKRSGALPPAEWNALWDLSAIAGAVPVLAEQLSRGRRYWRLTARKAIPGARQPMVELQLDELAGVPL, encoded by the coding sequence GTGACCCGCTCCAACTACGCCCGGGGCCGCGACCTCGAACATCGGGTTCGCAGCGAACTCCGCGAGCAGGGCTACGAGGTACTGCGCACCGCCGGCTCGAAGTCCAAGGTCGACCTGGTCGCCATCAAGCCCCGGCAGATCCTCTTCGTCCAGTGCAAGCGCTCCGGCGCCCTGCCGCCCGCGGAGTGGAACGCCCTGTGGGACCTCTCGGCGATCGCCGGGGCCGTACCGGTGCTCGCCGAACAACTCAGCCGTGGCCGCCGGTACTGGCGGCTCACCGCCCGGAAGGCCATCCCCGGCGCGCGTCAGCCCATGGTCGAACTCCAGCTCGACGAACTCGCGGGGGTGCCCCTGTGA
- a CDS encoding helix-turn-helix transcriptional regulator, which translates to MTWTPPLTDHQLVVLRLLARGHTHTQIAGILGVRPETAGTIINGMRLSLGARTLPHAIALGYEFGILQPGSGHYAADRSTNGS; encoded by the coding sequence ATGACGTGGACGCCGCCACTGACCGACCACCAGCTCGTCGTGCTCCGCCTCCTCGCGCGTGGCCACACGCACACCCAGATCGCTGGAATCCTCGGGGTGCGCCCGGAGACGGCGGGGACCATCATCAACGGCATGCGGCTGTCCCTGGGTGCCCGAACCCTGCCCCACGCGATCGCCCTCGGCTACGAGTTCGGCATCCTTCAGCCGGGCAGCGGGCACTACGCTGCCGACCGCTCCACCAACGGCAGTTGA
- a CDS encoding DUF4041 domain-containing protein, which produces MLYRFNPPPGWPVPAEGWAPSVEWRPDPAWPAAPAGWQLWIPVPVAEDLPGWAGGISSGPTAASRPPTAAAHPASPAPRRFGLFGRRRNGGTGEADELRAWIAKTQGMEAAQVLEAIREVRETASAVRAAAQTEGDRIRRAAQAEATALRAGAEADAEALRREVQQEVGATRATAAAEAKETSRKAREEAKQEKEEARKAAKETQLARKEAEKVRQETHQAERRLAELRAQVVTTEERALLQQVGIYAYHHQLQDAVAYRSRLDSLQSEIKNLARTGQAVLAATDWTVNGSAREGRKMVRDFSKLMLRAYNAEADYAVRTMRPHRLNSLVDRLYKSRETIAKLGATMHIRISDAYHNARVRELQLTADFLQKKDEEKEAQREIRAREREEAAAQRELEREREKLQKELGHYQAVIERLRQRGDTVAADEVQGKLTEIEEALSSVESRAANIRAGYVYVISNVGAFGERMVKIGMTRRLEPLERIYELSGAAVPFRFDVHALIFSKDAVGLEAQLHKEFAARRVNRVNARKEFFRVTPAEVREALRRHAGNLLVEFREEPQALEWRASQAA; this is translated from the coding sequence ATGCTGTATCGCTTCAATCCGCCGCCTGGATGGCCGGTTCCGGCTGAGGGGTGGGCGCCGTCGGTGGAGTGGCGGCCCGATCCGGCATGGCCGGCTGCTCCGGCCGGGTGGCAGTTGTGGATACCGGTTCCGGTGGCGGAGGACCTGCCCGGCTGGGCGGGCGGGATATCCAGCGGACCGACGGCGGCCAGCAGGCCGCCGACCGCCGCCGCGCACCCGGCGTCGCCCGCCCCTCGTCGCTTCGGGCTTTTCGGACGCCGCCGTAACGGTGGCACGGGTGAAGCGGACGAGTTGCGCGCGTGGATAGCGAAGACGCAGGGCATGGAAGCCGCGCAGGTGCTGGAGGCCATTCGGGAGGTGCGCGAGACGGCGTCGGCCGTACGTGCGGCGGCGCAGACCGAGGGGGACCGGATACGGCGGGCCGCGCAGGCGGAGGCAACGGCGCTGCGCGCAGGGGCGGAGGCGGACGCGGAGGCGCTGCGCCGGGAGGTCCAGCAGGAGGTGGGGGCCACGCGGGCGACAGCGGCCGCGGAGGCCAAGGAGACGTCCCGGAAGGCGCGGGAGGAGGCGAAGCAGGAGAAAGAAGAGGCCCGGAAGGCCGCGAAGGAGACACAGCTCGCCCGCAAGGAGGCCGAGAAGGTCCGACAGGAGACCCACCAGGCCGAGCGGCGCCTCGCCGAGCTGCGGGCTCAGGTCGTCACCACCGAGGAGAGGGCGCTGCTCCAACAGGTCGGCATCTACGCGTACCACCATCAGTTGCAGGATGCCGTGGCCTACCGCAGCCGACTCGACTCGTTGCAGTCCGAGATAAAGAACTTGGCCCGCACGGGCCAGGCGGTGCTCGCGGCAACCGACTGGACGGTCAACGGATCAGCGCGCGAGGGACGCAAAATGGTCCGCGACTTCTCCAAGCTCATGCTCAGGGCGTACAACGCGGAGGCGGACTACGCCGTGCGGACCATGCGGCCGCATCGCCTGAACTCACTGGTCGACCGCCTGTACAAGAGCCGTGAGACCATCGCCAAACTCGGCGCGACCATGCACATACGAATTTCCGACGCGTATCACAATGCCCGCGTGAGGGAATTGCAGCTCACTGCCGACTTCCTCCAGAAGAAGGATGAGGAGAAGGAGGCGCAGCGGGAGATCCGGGCGCGGGAGCGGGAGGAGGCGGCCGCGCAGCGCGAGCTGGAGCGGGAACGCGAGAAGCTGCAGAAGGAGCTGGGGCACTACCAGGCGGTCATCGAACGGCTCCGGCAGCGGGGGGACACGGTGGCCGCGGACGAGGTCCAAGGGAAGCTGACGGAGATCGAGGAAGCGCTCAGTTCGGTCGAGAGCCGGGCCGCCAATATTCGCGCCGGGTACGTCTACGTGATCTCCAACGTCGGGGCCTTCGGAGAACGCATGGTGAAGATTGGGATGACGCGCCGCCTGGAGCCACTGGAGCGCATCTACGAATTGAGTGGTGCCGCCGTACCGTTCCGGTTCGACGTGCACGCCCTGATCTTCAGCAAGGACGCGGTGGGACTCGAGGCGCAGCTGCACAAGGAATTCGCGGCACGCCGGGTGAATCGCGTCAACGCGCGCAAGGAATTCTTCCGGGTCACCCCGGCCGAGGTGCGTGAGGCGCTACGGCGCCATGCCGGAAACCTCCTCGTCGAGTTCCGGGAGGAGCCGCAGGCGCTGGAATGGCGGGCCAGCCAGGCCGCGTGA
- a CDS encoding helix-turn-helix domain-containing protein encodes MDQDWDALGRRLAAARRGLRPKVSQKELADRLGVSRSTVQAIERGAYQRVTFAVRDYARAVGWTDESIERVLAGGEPDAGPALNAARMGSSPAAGQALPIPLRVEEELREGPVLDTAVMELPGSRSRVVVVVMGPPDADPEEIRRDLQVWRRTEAQFKELDDSDDVNP; translated from the coding sequence ATGGACCAGGACTGGGACGCGCTGGGCCGACGCCTCGCTGCGGCACGGAGAGGGCTGCGGCCCAAGGTCAGCCAGAAGGAGCTGGCCGACCGCCTCGGTGTCAGCCGCAGCACGGTGCAAGCCATCGAGCGCGGCGCGTACCAGCGGGTCACGTTCGCCGTGCGCGACTACGCGCGCGCGGTGGGCTGGACCGACGAGTCCATCGAACGCGTCCTCGCCGGCGGCGAGCCGGACGCCGGCCCGGCCCTCAACGCCGCGCGAATGGGGTCCTCACCGGCGGCGGGCCAAGCGCTTCCGATCCCGCTTCGCGTGGAGGAGGAGTTGCGCGAGGGGCCGGTTTTGGACACGGCCGTGATGGAGCTCCCAGGCAGCCGGTCCCGTGTCGTCGTCGTGGTGATGGGGCCGCCGGACGCGGACCCGGAGGAGATCCGGCGCGACCTCCAGGTGTGGCGGCGTACGGAGGCCCAGTTCAAGGAGCTGGACGACTCCGACGACGTGAACCCTTAG
- a CDS encoding Acb2/Tad1 domain-containing protein — translation MAITRQEIALRFAAPRTDPERTAVKARLSSAAAEFGLLIHELVPGSREQSIALTALEQAVAAAHSGVDRRAVMPGEHRGPDGVHRIDACTCGHPVHGRGTS, via the coding sequence GTGGCCATCACCCGCCAGGAGATAGCGCTCAGGTTCGCCGCGCCCCGCACCGACCCGGAACGCACCGCCGTCAAGGCGCGGTTGAGCAGCGCCGCCGCTGAGTTCGGTCTGCTCATCCACGAGCTGGTGCCCGGATCACGCGAGCAGTCCATCGCGCTGACCGCACTGGAGCAGGCCGTGGCCGCCGCGCACAGCGGCGTCGACCGCCGCGCCGTGATGCCCGGCGAGCACCGCGGCCCGGACGGTGTCCACCGCATCGACGCCTGCACGTGCGGCCACCCGGTGCACGGCAGGGGCACGTCGTGA
- a CDS encoding GNAT family N-acetyltransferase yields the protein MLQYHWRCWAEWRPESWELNLVAVRDGVVVGTQGVSGREFGVGREVSTGSWLGRAHHGQGLGTEMRAAVLYLAFTGLGAEHAVSGAYTDNAASLGVSRKLGYRDDGIERHVVRGKPAVLRRLRLTAERWREHHRVPVRIEGLAECLPAFGLGDHRSGA from the coding sequence GTGTTGCAGTACCACTGGCGTTGTTGGGCGGAGTGGCGGCCGGAGAGCTGGGAGTTGAACCTGGTGGCCGTGCGGGACGGCGTCGTCGTGGGGACCCAGGGCGTCAGCGGGCGGGAGTTCGGGGTCGGCCGGGAGGTGAGCACCGGGTCGTGGCTCGGGAGGGCCCATCACGGGCAGGGCCTGGGCACCGAGATGCGGGCCGCCGTCCTGTACCTGGCCTTCACCGGGCTCGGCGCGGAGCACGCCGTGTCCGGGGCGTACACGGACAACGCGGCCTCGCTCGGGGTGTCACGCAAACTGGGCTACCGGGACGACGGGATCGAACGTCACGTCGTACGCGGCAAGCCCGCGGTGCTGCGCCGGCTCCGGTTGACGGCCGAACGGTGGCGGGAGCACCACCGCGTGCCGGTCAGGATAGAAGGGCTGGCGGAGTGCCTGCCCGCGTTCGGGCTGGGCGACCACCGCTCCGGGGCGTGA
- a CDS encoding helix-turn-helix domain-containing protein, whose amino-acid sequence MPTPAQRAWNKPPRHPNRHRRITPAQRDEIRRRLAAGETARALAAEYGVSRSTIYNCR is encoded by the coding sequence ATGCCCACTCCCGCGCAGCGCGCCTGGAACAAGCCCCCGCGCCACCCCAACCGCCATCGCCGCATCACCCCGGCCCAGCGCGACGAGATCCGCCGACGCCTCGCCGCCGGCGAAACGGCCCGCGCCCTGGCCGCCGAGTACGGCGTCAGCCGGTCGACCATCTACAACTGCCGATAG
- a CDS encoding response regulator transcription factor, giving the protein MTAAVPDAARDVIHAALTDWWILTDPTRRDLAHAADQVTAYLTASGYQITPQPAHPQPETPMPLPLTPRQIQVIAGLARGHSTIEIAAHLEIAPGCVRSHLNRISTRLGTHSAAGTVGHCYRAGVLTGLHPEPLPGDIRLTLRQHQVLELMAHGRRNEEIAAQLHLSLDTVKTHGRHLFATVGARSRAHAVALGYQHGLLSLTDRTTEAACA; this is encoded by the coding sequence GTGACCGCCGCCGTCCCGGACGCCGCCCGCGACGTCATCCACGCCGCCCTCACCGACTGGTGGATCCTCACCGACCCCACCCGCCGCGATCTGGCCCACGCCGCCGACCAGGTCACCGCCTACCTCACCGCCAGCGGCTACCAGATCACCCCGCAACCCGCGCACCCCCAGCCGGAGACCCCGATGCCCCTGCCTCTCACCCCACGCCAGATCCAGGTCATCGCCGGCCTCGCCCGCGGCCACTCCACCATCGAGATCGCCGCCCACCTCGAGATCGCCCCGGGGTGCGTCCGCAGCCACCTCAACCGCATCTCCACCCGGCTCGGCACGCACTCCGCCGCCGGCACCGTCGGCCACTGCTACCGCGCCGGCGTTCTCACCGGCCTGCACCCCGAGCCGCTCCCGGGCGACATCCGCCTGACCCTGCGCCAGCACCAGGTGCTGGAACTCATGGCGCACGGCAGGAGGAACGAGGAGATCGCAGCCCAGCTGCACCTGTCCCTCGACACCGTCAAGACCCACGGCCGACACCTGTTCGCCACGGTGGGCGCCCGCAGCAGGGCCCACGCCGTCGCCCTCGGCTACCAGCACGGCCTGCTCAGCCTGACCGACCGGACGACGGAGGCCGCCTGTGCCTGA
- a CDS encoding PD-(D/E)XK nuclease-like domain-containing protein, whose product MGETVSAGAPAAPAAGRAPVTEPGVYPDMPIEAYHRDPALSSTGARRLLPPGCPALYRYEQDHPQPPSTAFELGTAAHRLVLGVGPDLVVVDAEDWRTRDARARRDAARAAGAVPLLAAEYALVQAMAAALRRHPVAGVLFAPGSGRPEVSVFWRDRATGVMLRERPDWLPYQRPGARLIVPDYKTAVALDDDALSRAIAAHGYHQQAAWYLDGLRATGLAGEDAAFVFVFQLKAPPHLVRTVQLPMLAERIGRAKNRAAIETFADCQRTGRWPGYGDDVAHLSLPPWAEKTEAEEYL is encoded by the coding sequence ATGGGTGAGACCGTGTCGGCCGGGGCCCCCGCGGCCCCGGCCGCCGGCCGCGCCCCGGTCACCGAGCCGGGCGTCTACCCGGACATGCCGATCGAGGCGTACCACCGCGACCCCGCGCTGTCCTCGACGGGCGCCCGGCGGCTCCTGCCGCCCGGCTGCCCGGCGCTGTACCGCTACGAGCAGGACCACCCCCAGCCCCCGAGCACTGCTTTCGAACTGGGCACGGCCGCACACCGCCTGGTGCTCGGCGTCGGGCCGGACCTGGTGGTGGTCGACGCGGAGGACTGGCGGACCAGGGACGCCCGCGCGCGGCGGGACGCCGCCCGCGCCGCCGGGGCCGTGCCGCTGCTGGCCGCCGAGTACGCCCTGGTGCAGGCGATGGCCGCCGCGCTGCGGCGCCACCCGGTCGCCGGGGTGCTGTTCGCGCCCGGCAGCGGACGTCCGGAGGTCAGCGTGTTCTGGCGCGACCGGGCCACCGGGGTGATGCTGCGAGAGCGCCCGGACTGGCTGCCGTACCAACGTCCGGGCGCCCGGCTGATCGTGCCCGACTACAAGACCGCCGTCGCGCTGGACGACGACGCCCTGTCCCGGGCGATCGCCGCACACGGCTACCACCAGCAAGCCGCCTGGTACCTGGACGGCCTGCGCGCCACCGGACTGGCCGGTGAGGACGCCGCGTTCGTGTTCGTGTTCCAACTCAAGGCGCCCCCGCACCTGGTGCGCACGGTGCAGCTGCCGATGCTGGCCGAGCGCATCGGCCGGGCGAAGAACCGGGCCGCCATCGAGACCTTCGCCGACTGCCAGCGCACCGGCCGCTGGCCCGGCTACGGCGACGACGTCGCCCACCTGTCCCTGCCGCCGTGGGCGGAGAAGACCGAAGCCGAGGAATACCTGTGA
- a CDS encoding zinc finger domain-containing protein: MSPDEIPGLLKTISLADPRILPPDPDELRGKTAMWAAVLADVPREYALRAAQEHYRRSPYPILPSDIVAAYKADAAARLGRHVEQAPPVDPVDEVAYRRALRDGRIAVAHGTQPPAPVPAIAAATPADRPYMPDWVRAQLGIRPRPPELSVPCPKDGCRARPGTACITPTGRTRTVAHQARRDAHAHAEAGQASA, translated from the coding sequence ATGAGCCCCGACGAGATCCCCGGCCTGCTCAAGACCATCAGCCTGGCCGACCCCCGCATCCTGCCGCCGGACCCCGACGAGCTACGCGGCAAGACCGCCATGTGGGCCGCCGTCCTCGCCGACGTCCCCCGCGAGTACGCCCTGCGCGCCGCGCAGGAGCACTACCGGCGCAGCCCGTACCCGATCCTGCCCTCCGACATCGTCGCCGCCTACAAGGCCGACGCCGCCGCCCGCCTCGGCCGCCACGTCGAACAGGCCCCACCCGTCGACCCGGTCGACGAAGTCGCCTACCGGCGCGCCCTCCGCGACGGGCGCATCGCCGTCGCCCACGGCACCCAGCCGCCCGCGCCCGTCCCGGCCATCGCCGCCGCGACCCCCGCCGACCGGCCCTACATGCCGGACTGGGTCCGCGCTCAGCTCGGCATCCGGCCGCGGCCCCCGGAGCTGTCCGTGCCGTGCCCCAAGGACGGGTGCCGGGCCCGTCCCGGCACCGCGTGCATTACCCCGACGGGCCGCACCCGCACCGTCGCCCACCAGGCACGCCGGGACGCCCACGCCCACGCCGAAGCCGGGCAGGCCAGCGCGTGA
- a CDS encoding IS5/IS1182 family transposase, with translation MSGVITASEPSWIAPFTGLSPRQFGKLITALRREGVDPVRKGRPWSLPLEDRVLLIAAYWRTNLTLRQLAPLFGVSKSAADRIIDHLGPALALQQRKRFRKDTVLIVDGTLVPTRDHTIAEQSKNYRYSTNHQVVIDADTRLVVAVGRPVAGNRNDCKAWELSGAKDAVGKTTVIADGGYRGTGLVIPHRREKGQTELPEWKEEHNASHRKVRARVEHVFARMKGWKILRDCRLKGDGVQHAMLGIARLHNLVLAG, from the coding sequence GTGTCTGGTGTGATCACGGCGTCTGAGCCCTCCTGGATAGCCCCGTTCACTGGGCTGAGCCCGCGCCAGTTCGGCAAGCTGATCACCGCGCTCCGGCGTGAGGGTGTGGACCCGGTGCGCAAGGGTCGGCCATGGAGCCTGCCGCTGGAGGACCGCGTGCTCCTGATCGCCGCGTACTGGCGGACGAACCTGACCCTGCGCCAACTGGCCCCGCTGTTCGGGGTGTCCAAGTCGGCGGCCGACCGCATCATCGACCACCTCGGGCCCGCGCTCGCGCTCCAGCAGCGCAAGCGGTTCCGCAAGGACACCGTGCTCATCGTGGACGGCACCCTCGTTCCCACCCGTGACCACACCATCGCCGAGCAGTCCAAGAACTACCGGTACTCCACCAACCACCAGGTCGTCATCGACGCCGACACCCGGCTCGTCGTCGCGGTCGGCCGACCAGTCGCAGGCAACCGCAACGACTGCAAGGCGTGGGAGCTGTCCGGCGCGAAAGACGCCGTCGGCAAGACCACGGTCATCGCAGATGGCGGCTACCGGGGCACCGGCCTGGTCATCCCGCACCGCCGCGAGAAGGGCCAGACCGAACTCCCGGAATGGAAGGAGGAGCACAACGCCTCCCACCGCAAAGTCCGCGCCCGTGTAGAGCACGTCTTCGCCCGGATGAAGGGCTGGAAGATCCTTCGCGACTGCCGGCTGAAGGGCGACGGCGTCCAGCACGCCATGCTCGGCATCGCCCGCCTGCACAACCTCGTCCTTGCCGGGTGA
- a CDS encoding Rossmann-fold NAD(P)-binding domain-containing protein: protein MAAPDLSGRVVLVTATPSGAGRPVAAIPTPTPGLYVHWDPSRRSYVIAAACGLVVACGWNRPDSAWCAADDLNGLADWATVTRETAGYLAYRTVARVGRIVEGWGGMLIARLPGTCTCFGGDADG from the coding sequence ATGGCCGCGCCGGACCTGTCGGGCCGCGTCGTGCTGGTGACCGCCACCCCGAGCGGCGCCGGGCGGCCGGTGGCCGCGATCCCGACGCCCACGCCCGGCCTGTACGTCCACTGGGATCCGTCCCGTCGCTCGTACGTGATCGCCGCCGCCTGCGGGCTGGTCGTCGCCTGCGGGTGGAACCGGCCGGACAGCGCGTGGTGCGCGGCGGACGACCTGAACGGGCTGGCCGACTGGGCGACCGTCACCCGCGAGACCGCGGGCTACCTCGCGTACAGGACGGTCGCGCGGGTGGGCAGGATCGTGGAGGGCTGGGGCGGCATGCTGATCGCCCGGTTGCCGGGTACCTGCACCTGCTTCGGCGGTGACGCCGATGGGTGA
- a CDS encoding helix-turn-helix domain-containing protein, whose protein sequence is MSTEYEKALGRKIAFNRKRRGLSQKEFARLLDRSEAWVSQVERGVRRIDRMMVLEKVAAVLDVPVAELAAEAPIVASASEEELPGTDRLRLVLSTAHSLKALLGPHEPPDLSELRQRVDCAWTLTHEGNYAALAELLESLVPDVEAATSSAREEDGAEPFRLLASMYHACSAALATMGDPEAAWVAADRAVLAAERAGDPLLMAAGAFRLSIVFLGARRFGQAAQASGSAVDALSSLTDADRIEAVALRGALTLQRAVAAARMNDAEAAYAYLRQAREMAERVGEGRNDYNTEFGPTNVGLHEVSVAVDLGDAGVALRAAEAVDAFRLSAERRTRFRVDVAGAHAQRRQVAAAVSALLEARELSPGMLRTMPRVKQLVSDLLAMSRPPSEQLRALADELGVPEL, encoded by the coding sequence TTGAGTACTGAGTACGAGAAGGCACTCGGCCGCAAGATTGCCTTCAACCGCAAGCGGCGCGGGCTGTCCCAGAAGGAGTTCGCCCGGTTGCTGGACCGCTCCGAGGCCTGGGTCTCCCAGGTGGAGCGTGGGGTGCGACGCATCGACCGGATGATGGTGCTGGAAAAGGTGGCCGCCGTCCTCGACGTCCCCGTTGCCGAGTTGGCAGCTGAGGCACCGATCGTCGCTTCGGCTTCGGAAGAAGAACTACCGGGGACCGATCGCCTTCGACTCGTCCTCAGCACCGCCCACTCCTTGAAGGCACTTCTTGGGCCCCATGAGCCCCCGGACTTGTCGGAGCTGCGGCAACGGGTGGACTGTGCCTGGACGTTGACTCATGAGGGCAACTACGCGGCTCTCGCGGAGCTGTTGGAAAGTCTGGTGCCCGACGTGGAGGCGGCGACCAGCTCGGCCCGAGAGGAAGATGGAGCGGAGCCGTTCCGCCTGCTGGCGTCGATGTACCACGCGTGCAGCGCGGCCCTGGCGACCATGGGAGACCCGGAGGCGGCATGGGTCGCCGCCGACCGTGCCGTCCTCGCCGCGGAACGGGCCGGTGACCCGCTGCTCATGGCGGCCGGTGCGTTCCGTCTCTCGATCGTCTTCCTGGGCGCCCGTCGCTTCGGGCAGGCTGCCCAGGCGTCCGGGAGCGCGGTGGACGCGCTGTCGTCGTTGACCGATGCCGACCGGATCGAGGCGGTGGCCCTACGGGGAGCGCTGACCCTCCAACGAGCCGTCGCGGCGGCCCGGATGAACGACGCGGAGGCCGCCTACGCGTACCTGCGGCAGGCTCGTGAGATGGCCGAGCGCGTAGGGGAGGGGCGCAACGACTACAACACCGAGTTCGGCCCGACCAACGTCGGCCTCCACGAAGTGTCCGTGGCCGTCGACCTCGGAGACGCCGGGGTCGCGCTGCGAGCCGCCGAGGCCGTCGATGCCTTCCGGCTCTCCGCTGAGCGCCGGACGCGGTTCCGCGTCGACGTCGCCGGGGCCCATGCTCAGCGCCGTCAGGTTGCGGCTGCCGTGTCCGCCCTCCTGGAAGCACGGGAACTGTCCCCCGGGATGCTGCGCACGATGCCACGGGTGAAGCAGCTCGTCTCCGACCTTCTGGCCATGAGCCGGCCACCCTCCGAGCAGCTACGGGCACTGGCGGACGAACTGGGTGTACCAGAGCTGTGA
- a CDS encoding helix-turn-helix domain-containing protein: MVRTHGTSIRAIRRAQGMGLRELSRRTGLDRGYLSRLERGLAGASDGTVRRVAAGLDVPQEAITHEEKTTT; the protein is encoded by the coding sequence GTGGTGAGAACGCACGGCACCTCCATCCGGGCGATCCGCCGGGCCCAGGGCATGGGCCTGCGCGAGCTGTCGCGTCGGACTGGTCTTGATCGCGGCTACCTCAGCCGTCTCGAACGGGGACTGGCCGGGGCCAGCGACGGGACCGTCAGGCGGGTGGCAGCCGGGCTGGACGTGCCGCAGGAGGCAATCACCCACGAGGAGAAGACGACGACGTGA
- a CDS encoding putative quinol monooxygenase, with product MFGLMVRFTCKDAAAAAAFDALVARTGEQIRAKEPGTVIYAVHRVDGRPLERVFYELYRDKNAFEAHEVQEHVRAFLAEREQYLSAIEVDRLDFVSGKGVDVEY from the coding sequence GTGTTCGGCCTGATGGTGCGCTTCACCTGCAAGGACGCAGCGGCGGCTGCGGCGTTCGACGCCTTGGTCGCGCGGACCGGCGAGCAGATTCGGGCCAAGGAGCCCGGAACGGTGATCTATGCGGTGCACCGAGTTGACGGCCGTCCCCTGGAACGCGTCTTCTACGAGCTGTACCGCGACAAGAACGCCTTCGAGGCCCACGAAGTACAGGAGCATGTGCGGGCCTTCCTCGCTGAGCGGGAGCAGTATCTGTCCGCCATCGAGGTCGATCGCCTCGACTTTGTTTCAGGCAAGGGCGTGGACGTTGAGTACTGA
- a CDS encoding ATP-binding protein, translated as MLTHRRTFLGLPEEIGNARSWTRDTLRDMPCADDAALIVSELGTNALRHTASGGANGAFQVTLALSGRVLAISVLDAGGVKETPTIRHSGPGAQDGRGLAMVSALATLLEVRGDHRGRIVTATMTIPSGGPSC; from the coding sequence ATGCTCACCCACCGACGCACCTTCCTGGGGCTGCCGGAAGAGATCGGCAACGCGCGCAGTTGGACCCGCGACACCCTGCGCGATATGCCCTGCGCGGACGATGCCGCGCTCATCGTGAGCGAGCTGGGCACCAACGCGTTGCGGCACACGGCCAGCGGGGGTGCGAACGGCGCCTTCCAGGTGACCTTGGCTCTCTCGGGGCGGGTGCTCGCGATCTCGGTGCTGGACGCCGGGGGCGTGAAGGAGACCCCCACGATCAGGCACTCCGGTCCGGGCGCCCAGGACGGCCGGGGCCTGGCCATGGTCTCCGCCCTGGCCACCCTGCTCGAAGTCCGCGGTGACCACCGGGGCCGCATCGTCACCGCCACGATGACGATCCCCTCCGGCGGCCCGTCATGCTGA